From a single Populus trichocarpa isolate Nisqually-1 chromosome 17, P.trichocarpa_v4.1, whole genome shotgun sequence genomic region:
- the LOC18107329 gene encoding receptor-like protein kinase FERONIA encodes MHRFSYSNLFHKRNSTMSIFIALYLLPPLHLFLYVTATKDYSLPYSPTDLILLNCGASSNLSSPDGRSWDGDSRSKFAASKPPEASSVFEASNHDPSVNQVPYMTARIFHSKFTYTFPVLPGPKFVRLYFYPASYSNLDISTSYFSISANNYQLLNNFSASLTVSAIIPPVDYFTKEFIITVRDNQKLELTFIPSPASFSFINGIEIVSMPDSFYARGHDNPLTYVGPDVHTFLDNTTALETVYRLNVGGQDIGSTGDTGMYRTWHQDSEYLFGQAGNTPYLPGVKIKYTTKTPAYSAPVMVYSTMRSMGREPRLNMNYNLTWIFPVDAGFLYLLRLHFCETRMEFKNENQQVFLIFINNQTAEHDADVIHMSGGNGIPVYKDYIVLVPPGSQSKQELWLELHPNMELKPTYADAILNGLEIFKLNTTDGNLAGFNPDPTVAPPPAEQHPERRTGKRSSIIMVIGIVGGSIGTVFACSLILYFFAFKQKRVKDPSKSEEKSSWTIISQTSKSTTTISSSLPTNLCRRFTFVEIKDATRNFDDQNIIGSGGFGTVYKGYIEYGTVAIKRLDSSSKQGTREFRTEIQMLSNLRHLHLVSLIGYCDDHGEMILVYDYISRGTLREHLYKTKSSPLPWKQRLEICIGAAKGLRYLHSGAKHTIIHRDVKSTNILLDENWVARVSDFGLSKLGPTSTSQTHVSTVVRGSIGYVDPEYYRRQHLTEKSDVYSFGVVLFEVLCARPPVIPSLPKDQASLADWARKCYQRGTLDQIVDPHLKGEVAPVSLNKFAEIANSCLHGQGIERPKMGDVVWGLEFALQLQQTAEKNANSVDGPNLHCS; translated from the coding sequence CTTCTCCCTCCCCTCCATCTCTTCCTCTATGTTACTGCTACTAAAGATTACTCGCTGCCATACAGCCCCACTGATCTAATACTCCTTAACTGTGGTGCATCCTCTAATTTGTCATCTCCAGATGGTCGCAGTTGGGATGGTGATTCCCGGTCTAAGTTTGCTGCCTCTAAGCCCCCAGAAGCCTCATCTGTGTTTGAAGCCTCCAATCACGACCCCTCTGTCAACCAAGTCCCATACATGACAGCCCGTATTTTTCACTCTAAATTCACTTACACATTTCCAGTCTTGCCTGGCCCAAAATTTGTGCGTCTCTACTTTTATCCAGCTTCTTACTCAAATCTTGATATATCTACATCCTATTTTTCTATTAGTGCCAATAACTACCAGCTACTAAACAACTTTAGTGCCTCTCTTACAGTTTCTGCTATAATACCTCCAGTTGACTACTTCACCAAAGAGTTCATCATCACCGTGAGGGACAACCAGAAGCTTGAATTAACCTTCATTCCGTCTCCAGCATCTTTTTCCTTCATTAATGGTATCGAAATTGTTTCCATGCCAGACAGCTTCTATGCTCGTGGCCATGATAATCCACTGACCTATGTGGGCCCCGATGTCCACACCTTTCTGGATAACACAACTGCGCTTGAGACAGTTTATCGACTGAATGTTGGGGGGCAAGATATCGGCAGCACAGGAGATACTGGCATGTACAGGACATGGCATCAAGATTCAGAGTATCTCTTTGGACAAGCTGGAAACACTCCATATCTCCCAGGCGTTAAGATAAAGTACACAACCAAAACGCCAGCTTACTCCGCACCTGTTATGGTATATAGTACTATGCGCTCAATGGGTCGTGAACCACGTCTTAACATGAATTACAATCTCACATGGATCTTCCCAGTTGATGCTGGTTTCCTTTATCTCCTTAGGCTCCATTTTTGTGAGACTCGAATGGAgttcaaaaatgaaaatcaacaggtatttttaatattcatcaacaaTCAAACAGCAGAGCATGATGCAGATGTGATCCATATGAGCGGTGGCAACGGCATTCCAGTTTACAAAGACTACATCGTGCTGGTCCCTCCAGGGAGCCAGAGCAAGCAGGAGTTGTGGCTCGAACTACACCCTAACATGGAACTGAAACCTACTTATGCTGATGCAATCTTGAATGGCTTGGAAATATTCAAGCTGAATACAACAGACGGAAATCTTGCAGGATTCAACCCTGATCCAACAGTGGCTCCTCCACCAGCAGAACAACATCCAGAGAGAAGAACGGGCAAAAGATCATCAATAATTATGGTTATAGGCATCGTTGGAGGTTCCATAGGTACAGTATTTGCTTGCTCtcttattctttatttctttgcttTCAAGCAGAAGCGAGTCAAGGACCCTAGCAAGAGTGAGGAAAAATCCTCCTGGACTATAATATCACAAACATCAAAGTCCACGACTACAATCTCTTCATCACTACCTACTAATCTTTGCCGACGGTTTACATTTGTCGAAATCAAAGACGCAACAAGAAACTTTgatgatcaaaatattattggttcAGGGGGATTTGGTACTGTGTATAAAGGATACATTGAATACGGTACAGTAGCCATCAAACGACTAGATTCATCATCAAAGCAAGGGACACGTGAGTTCCGGACAGAGATTCAGATGTTATCCAATCTGCGCCACCTCCATCTAGTGTCACTGATTGGATACTGTGATGATCATGGCGAGATGATCCTTGTATACGATTACATATCAAGAGGCACCCTTAGAGAACATCTATACAAAACAAAGAGCTCTCCTCTTCCATGGAAGCAAAGGCTAGAAATATGCATTGGTGCTGCAAAAGGGTTGCGTTATCTTCATTCAGGAGCAAAGCACACAATCATTCACCGTGATGTGAAGTCAACAAACATATTGTTAGATGAGAATTGGGTGGCTAGGGTTTCAGATTTTGGGCTGTCCAAATTGGGTCCCACTAGTACATCCCAAACCCATGTTAGCACTGTAGTTAGAGGTAGCATTGGATATGTGGATCCAGAGTACTACCGTAGGCAACACCTAACAGAGAAATCTGATGTTTATTCATTCGGTGTGGTTTTGTTTGAGGTGCTATGTGCAAGGCCACCAGTGATTCCAAGTTTACCGAAAGATCAAGCAAGCTTAGCTGACTGGGCACGAAAATGTTACCAAAGAGGAACCCTTGATCAGATCGTGGATCCACATTTAAAGGGCGAGGTTGCCCCTGTCTCTTTAAATAAGTTTGCAGAGATTGCTAACAGTTGCTTACATGGTCAAGGAATTGAACGCCCTAAAATGGGTGATGTCGTATGGggccttgaatttgcattgcaGCTTCAACAAACTGCTGAGAAAAATGCCAACAGTGTAGATGGTCCTAATTTGCATTGCTCATAA